Proteins from a genomic interval of Sulfurimonas sp. HSL3-2:
- a CDS encoding lipid A biosynthesis lauroyl acyltransferase, with protein MVGFYLFLALEKFLMLLPKKVRRSFFTGLASLAYLLSKRYTKVVRQNLEFVYGNNLDEKFVEEVTKYSYKSLLLNFLYTLEGRYYSIDDIAKKVKFENLEIIQKVQEEKRPIIFVTSHYGAWELGAEMLSACVEPIMVVYKGMNNKYFENYLLSSRAKWKMSYAEKHGAAKELVKRLRAKKAIAILVDTNVSKQDGLKVDFLNHPTLQIKSTAYLARKFDAALIPILIHADEKDENYTIKVYDELIPPKTEDVENDILISTQMQASWLSKEILKNPKPWFWLHRRWKNDYPAIYKK; from the coding sequence ATGGTAGGTTTTTATCTATTTTTAGCGCTAGAAAAATTTTTGATGCTGCTTCCAAAAAAAGTCAGACGCTCTTTTTTTACAGGACTTGCATCTTTGGCTTACCTGCTGAGTAAAAGATACACGAAAGTAGTAAGACAGAACCTGGAGTTCGTGTACGGCAACAACCTTGACGAAAAGTTCGTCGAAGAGGTGACAAAGTACTCATACAAATCTCTTCTTTTAAACTTTTTATACACGCTTGAAGGGCGTTACTATTCCATAGACGACATCGCCAAAAAAGTGAAGTTCGAAAACCTTGAGATCATCCAAAAAGTACAGGAAGAAAAACGCCCTATCATCTTTGTAACCTCACATTATGGAGCTTGGGAGTTAGGAGCTGAGATGCTTAGTGCCTGCGTCGAACCGATCATGGTCGTGTACAAAGGGATGAATAACAAATATTTTGAAAACTATCTTCTCTCTTCACGTGCAAAATGGAAGATGAGTTATGCAGAAAAACACGGTGCGGCAAAAGAGCTTGTAAAAAGACTCCGCGCAAAAAAAGCGATAGCGATCTTAGTCGACACAAACGTAAGCAAACAAGACGGTCTGAAAGTAGACTTTTTAAACCACCCAACTCTGCAGATAAAATCTACGGCTTACCTAGCTAGAAAGTTTGATGCGGCACTCATACCGATACTTATACATGCGGATGAAAAAGATGAGAACTACACCATAAAAGTGTATGATGAACTTATCCCTCCAAAAACAGAAGATGTGGAAAATGACATCCTTATCTCGACACAGATGCAGGCATCCTGGTTAAGTAAAGAGATACTAAAAAACCCGAAACCGTGGTTCTGGCTGCACCGCCGCTGGAAGAACGACTACCCGGCTATCTATAAAAAATAG
- a CDS encoding AI-2E family transporter, with product MKSQHLLIILFGASLYWMYRLYEPFLLTMLIAALLAISTANIQCHFTSVTKSRFVGSLLTTFLLAVLFFVPLGYFLANFTIRLNHLDPETLSKIDHSLRNLIANPPHYLAFAKPYLADLLKDLQLGDFATKALSYAGTIGSYSAGYLKNSLLIIVFYFFAQYNGDVIIRFIKKVVKLPEDDNKLLTYELSSVMSTVFYSILATAMFEGALFGVAVSFMGYNGLLFGIMYGFASLIPVVGGALMWLPFAVYEYSLGNVGAAFFIAMYSIIMISIIADTFIKPVIIKEINIRFIKSSVKLNELVIFFAIIAGLATFGFWGMILGPAITSFFLALLKLVEAKSFAE from the coding sequence ATGAAATCACAACATCTGCTTATCATACTTTTTGGTGCATCGCTTTACTGGATGTACCGTTTATATGAGCCTTTTCTGCTTACGATGCTCATCGCTGCACTTTTGGCGATATCGACTGCAAATATACAGTGTCATTTTACGAGTGTGACAAAGTCCAGATTTGTCGGAAGTCTGCTTACGACTTTCCTGCTGGCAGTCCTTTTCTTTGTCCCGCTTGGTTACTTCTTGGCGAACTTTACGATCAGACTCAATCATCTAGACCCCGAGACTCTGTCTAAGATCGATCATTCACTAAGAAATTTGATAGCAAATCCTCCGCACTATCTGGCATTTGCAAAACCGTATCTGGCAGACCTTTTAAAAGACTTGCAGCTTGGTGACTTTGCGACAAAAGCTCTTTCATACGCAGGCACCATCGGTTCATACAGTGCAGGGTATCTCAAAAACTCGCTTTTGATCATCGTCTTTTACTTCTTTGCGCAGTACAACGGGGATGTGATCATCAGATTTATCAAAAAAGTGGTTAAGCTTCCTGAAGATGACAACAAGCTTCTGACGTATGAACTCTCTTCTGTTATGAGTACGGTGTTTTATTCCATTCTTGCGACGGCGATGTTCGAGGGTGCGCTCTTTGGTGTCGCAGTTTCATTTATGGGTTATAATGGACTGCTCTTTGGTATCATGTACGGATTTGCCTCATTGATCCCTGTTGTCGGCGGGGCTTTGATGTGGCTTCCGTTTGCAGTTTATGAGTACAGTCTGGGCAACGTAGGCGCAGCTTTTTTCATCGCGATGTATTCGATAATCATGATCTCTATTATCGCCGATACGTTCATAAAACCGGTGATCATCAAAGAAATAAATATCAGATTTATAAAGTCAAGCGTGAAACTCAATGAACTGGTGATCTTCTTTGCCATCATAGCGGGACTTGCGACTTTTGGGTTTTGGGGGATGATACTTGGCCCTGCGATCACATCGTTTTTCTTGGCACTTTTAAAACTCGTCGAAGCGAAATCTTTCGCCGAGTGA
- the waaC gene encoding lipopolysaccharide heptosyltransferase I, which produces MKLNHIALVRLSALGDIVNATIVLQFIRQKYPNIKIDWICEEVFAPLLTEHPFIHQVHTINLKKLKKEKNFSGVVQTVKRLRALPKYDLIIDMQGLLKSAVVSRIIGKNIHGYDKDSARESLASLFYASTSNIPYELSVIKRNVALINDALDLQISDEMIDTKEPTLPAYERPFFTQERYAVFVIGASWASKIYPKEKVAEVCNSLTCKTYIVWGSEQEKADAEFVAQHSENAQLTPKLDLKELCALISHASLVIGNDTGPTHMAWAYNVPSITLFGPTNERMIYPTTTNVAIHSDSKVDISHIDKNDFSIKDIDPIAVANKAKELLKW; this is translated from the coding sequence CGTCAAAAATACCCAAATATAAAAATCGACTGGATCTGCGAAGAGGTTTTTGCACCGCTTTTAACTGAACATCCGTTCATCCATCAAGTCCATACTATAAACCTCAAAAAACTCAAAAAAGAGAAAAACTTTTCAGGAGTTGTGCAGACCGTAAAAAGACTGAGAGCGCTTCCAAAGTATGACCTTATCATCGATATGCAGGGACTTTTAAAGTCAGCTGTTGTCTCTAGGATCATCGGAAAGAACATACACGGCTATGATAAAGATTCTGCAAGAGAATCACTTGCATCTCTCTTTTATGCATCTACTTCAAACATCCCTTATGAGCTCAGTGTCATCAAAAGAAATGTCGCCCTTATAAACGATGCTCTTGACTTACAAATAAGCGATGAGATGATAGACACGAAAGAGCCTACTCTACCTGCATATGAACGACCGTTTTTTACACAAGAGAGATATGCGGTCTTTGTCATCGGTGCATCATGGGCCAGCAAGATCTACCCAAAAGAGAAAGTCGCAGAGGTGTGTAACTCCCTTACATGTAAGACCTATATCGTCTGGGGAAGCGAGCAGGAAAAAGCTGACGCAGAGTTTGTTGCACAGCATTCCGAGAATGCACAGCTCACGCCAAAACTTGATTTAAAAGAGTTATGTGCGCTTATCTCACACGCATCTTTAGTCATCGGAAACGACACGGGACCTACACATATGGCATGGGCGTACAATGTGCCTTCCATCACACTTTTCGGTCCGACAAACGAGAGGATGATATATCCTACGACTACCAATGTAGCGATCCATTCGGATTCAAAAGTCGATATATCGCATATTGACAAAAACGACTTTTCAATAAAAGATATAGACCCGATAGCGGTCGCAAACAAAGCCAAGGAGCTTTTAAAATGGTAG